One window from the genome of Mycolicibacterium gadium encodes:
- a CDS encoding YraN family protein yields the protein MTHPKTSWTRAEIGALGERLAVEHLQSVGLRVLARNWRCRYGELDVIAADDATRVVVFVEVKTRTSDRYGGIEQAVTPQKVRRLRRLAGLWLAGQDVRWSGLRIDVIGVRIGRRPIPEITHLRGVG from the coding sequence ATGACTCATCCGAAGACGTCGTGGACTCGCGCCGAGATCGGCGCACTCGGGGAACGTTTGGCCGTCGAGCATCTGCAGTCGGTGGGATTGCGAGTCCTCGCCCGTAACTGGCGCTGCCGTTATGGCGAACTCGATGTGATCGCGGCTGATGACGCCACACGCGTCGTCGTGTTCGTCGAGGTCAAGACCCGCACCAGCGACCGGTACGGGGGAATCGAACAGGCCGTCACGCCGCAGAAGGTGCGCAGGCTGCGCCGCCTTGCCGGGCTGTGGCTGGCCGGGCAGGACGTTCGGTGGTCCGGGCTGCGGATCGACGTCATCGGCGTGCGCATCGGTCGCCGCCCGATCCCGGAGATCACCCATCTGCGGGGAGTGGGCTGA
- a CDS encoding DUF1206 domain-containing protein: MANKSLHGAADRATDSDAFEYTARAGFVVSGVLHLLVGYIVLQIAFGSGGNADQSGALATLAAQTGGKLILWVAAIGLVALGLWRVAEAIVGSKPGEGSGANRDDTPAWKRAKSAGLAIVNFAIALSAARFAMGSGQQSSQQNSGMSAQLMQSGWGKTLLIAVGLGLVGVGGYHVYKGVVQKFFKDLRVSDGTWIKAVGISGYVAKGLVLAGAGLLVIVATLQADPSKAAGLDAAVKTLGQAPFGKFLLILAAIGIAAFGVYNFVRGRYGRM; the protein is encoded by the coding sequence ATGGCCAACAAGTCCCTCCACGGCGCGGCTGATCGCGCGACCGACAGCGACGCGTTCGAATACACCGCCCGCGCGGGCTTCGTCGTCAGTGGTGTGCTGCACCTTCTCGTCGGCTACATCGTCCTTCAGATCGCCTTCGGGTCAGGCGGTAATGCGGATCAGTCCGGTGCCCTTGCGACCCTGGCCGCCCAGACCGGCGGCAAGTTGATCCTCTGGGTGGCCGCGATCGGCCTTGTCGCACTTGGTCTGTGGCGTGTCGCCGAGGCAATCGTCGGATCCAAACCGGGTGAAGGGTCCGGAGCCAACCGGGACGACACGCCTGCCTGGAAGCGGGCGAAGTCCGCAGGACTGGCGATCGTGAACTTCGCCATCGCGCTCTCGGCGGCCCGCTTCGCCATGGGCAGCGGTCAGCAGAGTAGTCAGCAGAACAGCGGGATGAGTGCGCAACTGATGCAATCCGGCTGGGGCAAGACGCTTCTCATCGCGGTCGGGCTCGGACTCGTCGGCGTGGGCGGCTACCACGTCTACAAGGGCGTGGTCCAGAAGTTCTTCAAGGACCTGCGCGTCTCGGACGGCACCTGGATCAAAGCCGTCGGGATCAGCGGCTACGTCGCCAAAGGGCTGGTTTTGGCCGGCGCGGGCCTACTGGTGATCGTCGCGACGTTGCAGGCCGACCCCTCGAAGGCGGCCGGCCTCGACGCCGCGGTCAAGACCCTCGGCCAGGCCCCGTTCGGCAAGTTCCTGCTCATCCTCGCCGCGATCGGCATCGCCGCGTTCGGCGTGTACAACTTCGTGCGTGGTCGCTACGGCCGGATGTGA
- a CDS encoding DUF899 domain-containing protein, protein MSTEATTTAGKPPVVDDQTWRAALDDLRRREKAATHELDAIAAARRRLPMVKMDDYTLAGADGPVRLVDIFDGRTQLITYHHMWEDGAEWQCGGCTGFTSQFTRLEFLDNYDARFVIVTNGPIDEALAYREKVGNRMEWYSAAGSSFGADVDAAPGEGFGVNVFLRDGDTVYRTWHTNGRGTEQLSHSFALIDLLPYGRQEEWQDSPDGWPSRPTYSGWLDSPDIARAYGSGG, encoded by the coding sequence ATGAGTACTGAGGCAACGACGACAGCGGGCAAGCCCCCGGTGGTCGACGATCAGACGTGGCGCGCCGCACTGGACGACCTGCGGCGACGCGAGAAAGCAGCGACGCACGAGCTCGATGCGATCGCCGCTGCGCGCAGACGGCTGCCGATGGTGAAGATGGACGATTACACGCTGGCAGGTGCCGACGGTCCCGTCCGGCTCGTCGACATCTTCGACGGGCGGACGCAGCTCATCACCTACCACCACATGTGGGAAGACGGCGCCGAGTGGCAGTGCGGCGGCTGCACCGGTTTCACCTCGCAATTCACCCGGCTGGAGTTCCTCGACAACTACGACGCCCGGTTCGTGATCGTCACGAACGGGCCGATCGACGAGGCGCTGGCCTACCGCGAGAAGGTCGGAAACCGGATGGAGTGGTACTCCGCGGCGGGTTCATCGTTCGGCGCCGACGTCGACGCCGCGCCGGGCGAGGGGTTCGGAGTCAACGTCTTCCTTCGCGACGGCGACACCGTCTACCGCACCTGGCACACCAACGGGCGTGGCACCGAGCAGCTGAGTCACTCTTTCGCGCTGATCGATCTCCTGCCATACGGCCGGCAGGAGGAATGGCAGGACTCGCCCGACGGCTGGCCGTCGCGGCCGACGTACTCGGGCTGGCTGGACAGCCCGGACATCGCGCGGGCTTACGGCAGCGGCGGCTGA
- a CDS encoding heme-binding protein has protein sequence MYKSAQFTRSRVVGVATACVLGVSAAVVAAPMANAADCTASGLAVTAGGVLAEAGGYLAGHSGANDVLTAAATQPPDVARNNVRGYFMGNPGEFLDLSRIASPLKDLRNQCGIAITPAQFATLFEAMEV, from the coding sequence ATGTACAAGTCAGCCCAATTCACCCGCTCGCGAGTCGTCGGAGTCGCCACCGCATGTGTGCTCGGGGTCTCGGCGGCGGTCGTCGCCGCGCCGATGGCCAATGCCGCAGACTGCACCGCCAGCGGCCTCGCCGTGACCGCCGGTGGTGTGCTCGCCGAGGCCGGCGGCTACCTCGCCGGCCATTCCGGCGCCAACGACGTCCTCACCGCGGCCGCCACGCAGCCACCTGACGTGGCGCGCAACAACGTCCGGGGTTACTTCATGGGCAACCCCGGAGAATTCCTGGACCTGTCGCGCATCGCGAGCCCACTGAAGGACCTGCGCAATCAGTGCGGCATCGCCATCACGCCCGCCCAGTTCGCGACACTGTTCGAGGCGATGGAGGTCTGA
- a CDS encoding iron ABC transporter substrate-binding protein — protein sequence MRHRWSRIAALVSTVAVVLGATSCSSSDEGDELLIYNAQHESLTKEWIDAFTKETGIKVTYRQGGDTELGNQLVAEGNASSADVFLTENSPAMAAVEKAGLFADLDQATLDQVPARYRPATGKWTGVAARSTVFVYNTSKLTPDQLPKSLVDLQNPEWKGRWGAPPTKADFQAIVAALLQLKGEAETAKWLAAMKSGATLYSDNIATLRAVNAGEVDGGVIYHYYWYRDQSKTKEMSANTALHYFKNEDPGAFVSLSGGGVLESSKKKDEAQQFIRFITGKTGQEVLEKGTSFEYPVASGVPANAALPPLDTLQAPAVDPSTLNSALVTDLMTKAGLL from the coding sequence ATGCGCCACCGTTGGAGCCGGATCGCCGCACTCGTGTCGACCGTTGCTGTCGTGCTGGGAGCGACGTCGTGCTCGAGTTCGGACGAGGGTGACGAGTTACTGATCTACAACGCTCAGCACGAGTCGCTGACCAAAGAGTGGATCGACGCGTTCACGAAAGAGACGGGCATCAAGGTCACATATCGCCAGGGCGGCGACACCGAGCTGGGCAACCAGCTGGTGGCCGAAGGCAACGCCTCTTCCGCCGACGTGTTCCTGACGGAGAACTCGCCCGCGATGGCGGCGGTCGAAAAGGCGGGTCTGTTCGCCGATCTCGATCAAGCGACCCTCGATCAGGTTCCCGCGCGGTACCGCCCGGCCACCGGCAAGTGGACGGGTGTCGCGGCGCGCAGCACCGTGTTTGTCTACAACACCTCCAAGCTCACCCCGGATCAGCTGCCGAAGTCGCTGGTAGACCTGCAGAATCCCGAATGGAAAGGCCGATGGGGTGCTCCCCCGACAAAGGCCGACTTCCAGGCCATCGTCGCCGCGCTGCTACAGCTCAAGGGTGAGGCCGAAACCGCAAAGTGGCTCGCGGCGATGAAGTCCGGCGCGACGTTGTACAGCGACAACATCGCCACGCTGAGGGCGGTCAACGCGGGCGAGGTCGACGGTGGCGTGATCTACCACTACTACTGGTACCGCGATCAGTCGAAAACCAAAGAGATGAGTGCGAATACGGCACTGCACTACTTCAAGAACGAGGATCCCGGCGCATTCGTGAGCCTGTCCGGCGGCGGCGTGCTCGAGTCGAGCAAGAAGAAGGACGAGGCCCAGCAGTTCATCCGGTTCATCACCGGCAAGACGGGCCAGGAGGTGTTGGAGAAGGGCACGTCGTTCGAGTATCCCGTCGCCAGCGGGGTGCCCGCCAACGCCGCGCTGCCCCCGTTGGACACGCTGCAGGCACCCGCTGTGGATCCGTCGACGCTGAACTCGGCGCTGGTGACGGATCTGATGACGAAGGCGGGCTTGCTGTAG
- a CDS encoding ABC transporter permease, with protein MSAAPPIPAPAAGPPRSEATARPGPLISVTVAVLVAATCIPLGYVVWGTVSVGWTRAYELVVRPRVGELLFNTVALVIVTVPLCVLIGVGLAWLTERTDLPGREVWRPLFVAPLAVPAFVNSYAWVGVVPSIHGLWAGVLITTLSYFPFMYLPVAATLRRLDPAIEESARALGSGSTGVFFRVVFPQLRLAILGGGLLVGLHLLSEFGAFAMIRFDTFTVAIFQQFQATFDGAAGSMLAGVLVVLCLVLLTVEAVARGKVRFARIGSGAPRAATPNHLGHSTIPALFAATAVATLSLGVPIWTLSRWLRIGGADVWDFTELGNSLGQTIGLAGTASIVTTVLAFPVAWVAVRSSGVLARTVEGANYVTSALPGIVTALALVTVAIHYVRPLYQSVPLIVCAYVLLFMPRALVNVRAGLAQVPPSLEEASRSLGASASETFVRVTLRLTAPAAAAGACMVFVAVATELTATLLLAPTGTRTLSMMFWSWSSELDYAAAAPYAMVLVLLAIPVTVLLFRQSMKVATL; from the coding sequence GTGAGTGCTGCTCCCCCCATTCCGGCGCCCGCAGCGGGCCCCCCGCGGTCCGAGGCGACCGCGAGGCCGGGTCCGCTGATTTCGGTAACCGTCGCGGTCCTGGTTGCCGCCACCTGCATTCCGCTGGGCTATGTGGTGTGGGGAACGGTGTCGGTCGGGTGGACGCGCGCTTACGAGTTGGTGGTCCGGCCTCGGGTCGGTGAACTGCTGTTCAACACCGTCGCGCTGGTGATCGTCACGGTGCCGCTCTGCGTGCTGATAGGCGTCGGCCTCGCGTGGCTGACGGAGCGGACCGACCTTCCCGGCCGGGAGGTTTGGCGCCCGTTGTTCGTTGCACCACTGGCTGTTCCGGCCTTCGTCAACAGCTACGCATGGGTCGGTGTCGTCCCGTCGATCCACGGGTTGTGGGCGGGAGTCCTCATCACCACGCTGTCGTACTTCCCGTTCATGTACCTGCCCGTCGCGGCGACCCTGCGCCGGCTCGACCCTGCTATCGAGGAGTCCGCACGCGCACTCGGATCGGGCTCGACGGGTGTGTTCTTCCGCGTCGTTTTTCCACAATTGCGGTTGGCGATCCTGGGCGGCGGACTGCTCGTGGGCCTGCATCTGCTCTCGGAATTCGGCGCGTTCGCAATGATCCGGTTCGACACGTTCACCGTCGCGATCTTCCAGCAGTTCCAGGCCACTTTCGACGGTGCCGCGGGCAGCATGCTCGCCGGAGTTCTCGTCGTCCTGTGCCTGGTACTCCTCACCGTGGAAGCCGTTGCGCGCGGCAAAGTCCGATTCGCCAGAATCGGATCTGGCGCGCCGCGCGCCGCTACCCCAAACCATCTGGGCCACAGCACAATCCCTGCTCTATTTGCCGCGACCGCTGTGGCAACGTTGTCGCTGGGCGTTCCGATCTGGACGCTGTCGCGGTGGCTACGGATCGGCGGCGCCGACGTGTGGGACTTCACCGAACTCGGCAATTCGCTCGGCCAGACCATCGGGCTGGCGGGCACCGCGTCGATCGTCACCACAGTTCTGGCCTTTCCCGTGGCATGGGTCGCGGTGCGGTCGAGCGGAGTGCTCGCGCGCACAGTCGAGGGCGCCAACTACGTCACCAGCGCTCTGCCGGGTATTGTCACCGCGCTCGCACTAGTCACCGTCGCGATCCACTACGTGCGACCGCTTTATCAAAGCGTCCCGCTGATCGTGTGCGCCTACGTCCTGCTGTTCATGCCACGGGCACTGGTCAACGTGCGGGCCGGTCTCGCCCAGGTTCCGCCGAGCCTGGAGGAAGCGTCCCGGTCGCTTGGCGCGTCGGCGTCGGAAACGTTCGTCCGGGTGACCCTGCGTCTCACCGCACCCGCCGCCGCCGCCGGTGCATGCATGGTATTCGTCGCCGTGGCAACCGAATTGACCGCGACATTGCTGCTGGCGCCGACTGGCACCAGAACGTTGTCGATGATGTTCTGGTCGTGGAGTAGCGAACTCGACTACGCAGCAGCCGCGCCGTATGCAATGGTGCTGGTGCTGTTGGCCATACCCGTGACCGTCCTGCTCTTCCGTCAGTCGATGAAAGTGGCCACACTGTGA
- a CDS encoding ABC transporter ATP-binding protein — translation MVDIRGLAKSFNGHVVLDHIDLQLEKGSTTAVVGASGCGKTTLLRLIAGFETPGEGTITIDGRQVASAKRAVAPHRRRIGYVAQDGALFPHLTVGQNIAYGIRGATRDKVRNRISELLETVSLDQSFADRRPDQLSGGQQQRVALARALARQPVLMLLDEPFSALDTGLRASTRKVVAGLLADAGITSLLVTHDQEEALSIADQVAVMRDGRFTQVGSPQSVYRQPGDRFTAEFLGDSITLPCVVASGFADCAIGRVAVRADDGPGTLLLRPEQLVAKVVSDSGELDGVGRVLAVEFLGHDVLLTIDPAGDVEPIIVRQNSLEPPSIDAKVRIEVVGNGVVFT, via the coding sequence ATGGTCGATATCCGGGGACTCGCGAAGTCCTTCAACGGCCATGTCGTGCTCGACCACATCGACCTCCAGCTCGAGAAGGGCAGCACCACTGCGGTTGTCGGCGCTTCGGGCTGCGGGAAGACGACGCTGCTGCGGCTCATCGCCGGCTTCGAGACTCCCGGCGAGGGAACGATAACGATCGACGGCCGCCAGGTCGCGAGCGCCAAACGCGCGGTGGCACCGCACCGGCGCCGTATCGGATATGTCGCACAAGACGGGGCGCTTTTCCCCCACCTGACCGTAGGCCAGAACATCGCATACGGGATCCGCGGCGCGACCCGCGACAAGGTGCGTAACCGTATCAGCGAACTTCTCGAAACCGTTTCGCTCGACCAGTCATTCGCCGACCGCCGACCGGACCAGCTCTCCGGCGGACAGCAGCAGCGCGTCGCATTGGCCCGGGCACTGGCGCGACAGCCGGTGTTGATGCTGCTCGACGAGCCCTTCAGCGCACTGGACACCGGCCTGCGCGCGTCCACCAGGAAGGTGGTCGCGGGCCTGCTCGCCGATGCGGGCATCACGTCACTGCTGGTGACCCACGACCAGGAGGAGGCGCTGTCGATCGCCGACCAGGTCGCGGTGATGCGCGACGGCCGGTTCACTCAAGTCGGCTCGCCGCAGTCGGTTTACCGGCAACCCGGTGATCGCTTCACGGCCGAGTTCCTCGGTGACAGCATCACGCTGCCGTGCGTCGTCGCGTCCGGGTTCGCCGACTGCGCCATCGGACGGGTCGCCGTGCGCGCGGACGACGGGCCGGGCACGCTGTTGCTGCGGCCCGAACAGCTTGTGGCCAAGGTTGTTTCGGACAGCGGTGAGCTGGACGGCGTCGGCAGGGTGCTGGCCGTCGAGTTCCTCGGCCACGACGTCCTGCTGACCATCGATCCCGCGGGCGACGTAGAGCCGATCATTGTGCGCCAGAACAGCCTCGAGCCCCCATCGATCGACGCGAAGGTGCGTATCGAGGTGGTGGGCAACGGAGTCGTGTTCACGTGA
- a CDS encoding AMP-binding protein has protein sequence MRSLIEHLQGHGERVAVLTDAAQLSYLELADRVAEAAQALHGPRRLVLIETRNDISTLVHYLGALAASHVVLPVAERRDHTAIEETYEPDIVIDGSGIRVYHHDERQMHDDLALLMSTSGSTGSPKLVRLSHTNLVANASVIAEYLGIRETDRSATTLPMSYCYGLSVIHSHLLMGAGLILTDRSVVDEEFWRLFRRYRGTSLAGVPYTFELLDSIGFDAKELPDLRYITQAGGRMPPERVRQFAELAQDAGFELFVMYGATEATARMSYLPSELALSRPNTIGRPIRGGSFSIEPLDGWTGGDVGELIYRGPNVMMGYAHGPTDLELGKTVETLRTGDIARLCADGLYEVVGRNSRFVKMYGLRIDLGQVEAALRAQGMQSFCASDDNTLVVAVAGKHDEREVQRAAAEAAGVPPGAVRAVTVEELPLLPSGKPDYETVRGMARTTDQPQSTDLRELFADVLQVEAATLDPDASFVDLGGNSLSYVTMTVQLERTIGQLPSNWQSMSIRQLESIAKPARRSWLATLETSVALRAAAIVLIVGSHAELFELWGGAHILLAVAGYNFGRFCLTPVPRNDRVRHLGNTIAWIAVPSVLWVAVALLLTDHYTWTNLLLANKFLGPHDSMTAGRLWFVEVLVWILVGLALLFWLPLMDRLERRRPFTIAVAFLVIGLALRYDILGMNLGRDAWFTMLAFWFFAIGWATAKATTTLQRVAVTVALIVALHGYFDSTLREVMVMAGLALLIWVPTIRCPSALTVGIGVIAEASLYTYLVHYQVYAMFDGHPALGVTASLAVGVLLTFVVTVLRRWFGSHRSDVSTRSSTVSQT, from the coding sequence GTGAGGTCGCTCATCGAGCATCTGCAGGGCCACGGCGAGCGTGTCGCGGTTCTCACCGATGCCGCACAACTGAGCTACCTCGAACTCGCGGACCGGGTCGCCGAGGCCGCCCAGGCACTCCACGGTCCGCGCCGGCTTGTACTTATCGAAACGCGCAACGACATCTCGACGCTGGTCCACTATCTCGGCGCCCTGGCGGCAAGCCACGTCGTACTACCCGTCGCTGAACGACGCGACCACACCGCGATCGAAGAGACCTACGAGCCCGACATCGTCATCGACGGCAGCGGAATCCGCGTCTATCACCACGACGAACGCCAGATGCACGATGACCTCGCGCTGCTGATGTCGACGTCGGGCAGCACCGGTTCCCCGAAACTCGTGCGACTCTCGCACACGAATCTCGTCGCCAACGCCTCGGTCATCGCCGAGTACCTGGGGATCCGCGAAACCGACAGGTCCGCAACCACACTACCGATGTCATATTGCTATGGACTGTCGGTGATCCACAGCCATCTGCTCATGGGCGCCGGCCTGATACTCACCGACCGCTCCGTGGTCGACGAGGAGTTCTGGCGGCTTTTCCGCCGGTATCGCGGAACGTCACTTGCGGGTGTGCCTTACACGTTCGAGCTGCTCGACAGCATCGGCTTCGACGCCAAGGAGCTACCCGATCTGCGTTACATCACCCAGGCCGGCGGACGAATGCCACCCGAGCGGGTCCGCCAATTCGCGGAACTCGCGCAGGATGCAGGCTTCGAGCTGTTCGTGATGTACGGAGCCACCGAGGCAACGGCCCGGATGTCCTATCTACCATCGGAACTCGCGTTGTCCCGGCCGAATACGATCGGCCGCCCGATCCGCGGTGGATCGTTCTCCATCGAACCACTGGACGGCTGGACCGGCGGCGACGTTGGCGAGCTGATCTACCGCGGCCCGAATGTGATGATGGGTTACGCGCACGGACCCACCGATCTGGAGCTCGGCAAGACGGTCGAGACGCTGCGCACCGGCGATATCGCCCGACTCTGCGCCGACGGGCTGTACGAGGTCGTCGGCCGCAACAGCCGATTCGTGAAAATGTACGGCCTGCGTATCGATCTGGGACAGGTCGAGGCCGCGCTGCGCGCACAGGGAATGCAGTCGTTCTGCGCCAGCGATGACAACACCCTTGTGGTCGCCGTCGCCGGCAAGCACGACGAGCGCGAGGTCCAGCGAGCGGCGGCCGAGGCGGCCGGTGTGCCCCCGGGTGCCGTACGCGCCGTCACCGTCGAAGAACTGCCCCTGTTGCCGTCGGGCAAGCCCGACTACGAGACCGTGCGCGGAATGGCGCGCACGACCGATCAGCCGCAGTCCACTGATCTGCGTGAACTGTTCGCCGATGTGCTACAGGTCGAGGCCGCCACGCTCGACCCGGACGCCAGCTTTGTCGACCTGGGCGGCAACTCGCTGTCTTACGTCACGATGACGGTGCAACTCGAGCGAACGATCGGCCAGCTTCCGTCGAATTGGCAGAGCATGTCGATCCGGCAGCTCGAAAGTATCGCGAAGCCGGCGCGACGCAGCTGGCTGGCGACCCTGGAGACCAGCGTCGCGTTGCGCGCCGCGGCGATCGTGCTGATCGTCGGGTCGCACGCCGAGCTGTTCGAGTTGTGGGGCGGCGCGCACATTCTGCTCGCCGTCGCCGGGTACAACTTCGGCCGCTTCTGCCTCACCCCGGTGCCACGTAACGACCGGGTGCGGCATCTCGGCAACACGATCGCCTGGATCGCGGTGCCGTCGGTGTTGTGGGTGGCGGTCGCGCTGCTGTTGACCGACCATTACACGTGGACAAACCTGTTGCTGGCCAACAAGTTTCTCGGGCCGCACGACAGCATGACCGCGGGCCGACTGTGGTTCGTCGAAGTGCTGGTGTGGATTCTCGTCGGGTTGGCATTGCTGTTCTGGTTGCCGCTGATGGATCGGCTCGAACGGCGTCGACCCTTCACGATCGCCGTCGCATTCTTAGTCATCGGCTTGGCACTGCGATACGACATCCTCGGAATGAACCTCGGGCGCGATGCGTGGTTCACGATGCTGGCGTTCTGGTTCTTCGCGATCGGCTGGGCGACCGCGAAGGCTACGACGACGCTGCAGCGCGTTGCCGTGACCGTCGCGCTGATCGTCGCACTGCACGGATATTTCGACAGTACCCTGCGTGAGGTCATGGTGATGGCCGGTCTCGCCCTGCTCATCTGGGTGCCGACGATCCGGTGTCCGTCCGCGCTGACGGTGGGGATCGGGGTCATTGCGGAGGCGTCGCTGTATACCTATCTGGTGCACTACCAGGTGTACGCGATGTTCGACGGCCACCCTGCG